A window of Silurus meridionalis isolate SWU-2019-XX chromosome 28, ASM1480568v1, whole genome shotgun sequence contains these coding sequences:
- the LOC124381647 gene encoding hepatic lectin-like, whose product MESCVIIMTNGYWGDRACTELRPFICYNAQFSGAARFIGISSKVTWPAAQAYCRTYHTDLASSLNNIDNNMIWQVRDIQGDSWFGLYRDTWKWSDGTNALNTPWASGQPDNYGGNENCAVVYNGNFYDTSCSTQFYFFCHTIPPVRQRQIVRLQVKSDGSVFDSAAQSSILEQIKLNLKGKGISDNTTVTWRVQTDGIIFYKKNKDDL is encoded by the exons ATGGAATCGTGTGTTATAATAATGACAAATGGATACTGGGGGGATAGAGCATGTACAGAACTGAGACCCTTTATATGCTACAATG CTCAATTCAGTGGTGCTGCCAGGTTCATTGGCATCAGTAGTAAGGTGACCTGGCCTGCAGCTCAGGCTTACTGTCGAACATATCACACAGACTTGGCCAGCTCTCTCAACAACATTGACAACAACATGATATGGCAGGTGAGGGATATCCAGGGTGATTCGTGGTTTGGACTATACAGAGACACATGGAAGTGGTCAGATGGGACCAATGCTTTAAACACACCATGGGCTTCTGGACAACCTGATAATTATGGAGGAAATGAGAACTGTGCAGTGGTTTATAATGGAAACTTCTATGATACATCCTGCAGCACCCAGTTCTATTTCTTTTGTCACACCA TTCCACCAGTAAGACAACGCCAGATTGTGAGGCTGCAGGTAAAGTCTGATGGCAGTGTGTTTGATTCTGCTGCTCAGTCCTCCATTTTAGAGCAG ATTAAGCTGAATCTGAAGGGAAAGGGCATTTCAGACAACACCACAGTGACCTGGAGGGTGCAGACAGATGGGATCATcttctacaaaaaaaacaaagatgacCTGTAA